One genomic region from Pseudoduganella dura encodes:
- the pyk gene encoding pyruvate kinase: MLRKRRSRILATLGPSSSTYQSIHALAKAGADVFRLNFSHGSHADHAERYRTIRDVEKEIGRPIGILMDLQGPKLRIGRLNGGKVQLTEGNKFRLDLNPAEGDAVRACLPHPEIFAALEPGTDLLLDDGKLRLRVDACSLEHAETTVLTGGVLSDRKGVNVPGVVLPISPLTEKDRADLAFGLELGVDWVALSFVQRPEDITEARALIGDRAWIMAKLEKPAAIDALEGIVALADGIMVARGDLGVELPAHQVPVLQRRIVHASRAAGKPVVVATQMLESMIASPVPTRAEVSDVATAIYQGADAVMLSAESASGQFPIESVTVMDNVITEVEQDPLWREGLDASHSPATATTADAICCALRRVDRLLKPAATVTYTLSGASCLRASRERPNSPILALTPQPAIARRLALAWGVHPRSFDEATTLNGMIADASHAALQSGLARLGDDVVVIAGYPSGSAGKTNLLHVVRVE; the protein is encoded by the coding sequence ATGCTGCGCAAGCGCCGCTCACGGATCCTGGCCACCCTTGGCCCATCCAGTTCCACGTACCAATCGATTCACGCGCTGGCCAAGGCCGGCGCCGATGTCTTCCGTCTCAACTTCAGCCACGGCAGCCATGCCGATCACGCCGAGCGCTATCGCACGATCCGCGACGTGGAAAAGGAAATCGGCCGCCCGATCGGCATCCTGATGGACCTGCAAGGTCCGAAACTGCGTATCGGCCGCCTCAACGGCGGCAAGGTGCAGCTCACTGAAGGCAATAAATTCCGGCTCGACCTGAACCCGGCCGAGGGCGATGCGGTACGCGCCTGCCTGCCGCATCCGGAAATCTTCGCCGCGCTCGAACCGGGCACCGACCTGCTGCTCGACGATGGCAAGCTGCGCCTGCGCGTGGATGCCTGCAGCCTCGAACACGCCGAGACCACGGTACTGACCGGCGGCGTGCTGTCGGACCGCAAGGGCGTCAACGTGCCCGGCGTGGTACTGCCTATTTCTCCGCTGACGGAGAAGGACCGCGCCGACCTGGCGTTCGGCCTGGAACTGGGCGTCGACTGGGTGGCCCTGTCGTTCGTGCAGCGCCCTGAAGACATCACCGAGGCCCGCGCGCTGATCGGCGACCGCGCCTGGATCATGGCCAAGCTAGAAAAACCCGCCGCGATCGACGCGCTGGAAGGCATCGTCGCGCTGGCCGACGGCATCATGGTGGCGCGCGGCGACCTCGGCGTCGAATTGCCGGCGCACCAGGTGCCGGTGCTGCAGCGGCGAATCGTGCATGCGTCCCGTGCCGCCGGCAAGCCGGTCGTCGTCGCCACGCAGATGCTCGAATCGATGATCGCATCGCCGGTGCCGACCCGCGCCGAAGTCTCCGACGTGGCCACCGCGATCTACCAGGGCGCCGATGCGGTGATGCTGTCGGCGGAATCGGCTTCCGGCCAGTTCCCGATCGAATCGGTGACGGTGATGGACAACGTGATCACCGAGGTGGAGCAGGACCCGCTGTGGCGCGAAGGTCTCGATGCCAGCCATTCGCCGGCCACCGCGACGACGGCCGATGCGATCTGCTGTGCGCTGCGCCGTGTCGACCGGCTGCTCAAACCCGCCGCCACGGTCACGTACACGCTCAGTGGTGCGAGCTGCCTGCGCGCCAGCCGCGAGCGGCCCAATTCGCCGATTCTTGCGCTGACGCCGCAGCCGGCGATCGCCCGCCGGCTGGCGCTGGCCTGGGGCGTTCACCCACGGTCGTTCGACGAAGCGACCACGCTGAACGGCATGATCGCCGATGCCTCGCACGCCGCCTTGCAGAGCGGTCTGGCCAGGCTGGGGGATGATGTGGTGGTGATCGCCGGGTATCCGTCGGGATCGGCGGGCAAGACCAATCTGCTGCACGTGGTGCGGGTGGAGTAG
- a CDS encoding peptidoglycan-binding domain-containing protein, translated as MGNSVSVRLQPRIQDKELSGPSWAGKFKGSDSTRDLSGNFRLAVDKFILAMKEAGMRVAINATYRPVKRSYLMHWAWRIGKGKARPEDAPALGGVDIEWVHETVAQSVNAAKELMAAFGIATLGTSPALRSQHNLGLAIDMSISWNGAVSIRDAAGDMVKIDTMPHSGMNRQLIKVGESYGVKKYGGSGHDAPHWSNNGR; from the coding sequence ATGGGAAATTCAGTATCTGTGCGCTTGCAGCCGAGGATTCAGGACAAGGAGCTTAGCGGGCCATCCTGGGCCGGCAAGTTTAAAGGAAGCGACAGTACAAGGGATTTATCGGGCAATTTCCGCCTGGCTGTCGACAAATTTATCCTGGCAATGAAGGAGGCCGGCATGCGGGTGGCAATCAATGCAACGTATCGCCCTGTAAAACGGTCTTACCTGATGCATTGGGCATGGCGTATCGGGAAAGGCAAAGCCCGGCCGGAGGATGCGCCAGCGCTCGGCGGTGTCGATATCGAATGGGTGCATGAAACGGTTGCCCAGTCAGTCAATGCTGCGAAGGAGCTCATGGCCGCGTTTGGCATTGCCACTTTGGGGACCAGCCCGGCATTGCGATCGCAGCATAATCTGGGCTTGGCAATCGACATGTCGATATCATGGAACGGCGCCGTGTCGATCAGGGACGCCGCAGGTGACATGGTAAAGATCGACACGATGCCCCACTCAGGCATGAATCGCCAGCTCATCAAGGTCGGCGAGAGTTATGGGGTCAAGAAATATGGTGGCAGCGGACATGATGCGCCGCATTGGTCCAATAACGGTCGTTAG
- a CDS encoding FMN-binding negative transcriptional regulator yields the protein MHCPTTFREERLEALHGLMRAYPLATLITAGSDGLVANLVPFSLHDGGERGILRAHLGRGNRQLDALREGAETLVVFQGPESYVSPSWYPSKAEHGKVVPTWNFTVVQVRGEPRVIDDPDWIRAQVRQMTDNHESGREHPWQVADAPDDFITALIAGIAGIEIPVLSIEGKWKASQNRAPADRQGVIDGLKADGRCPGMVDWMERG from the coding sequence ATGCACTGCCCGACCACGTTCAGGGAAGAGCGCCTGGAAGCGCTGCACGGCCTCATGCGCGCCTACCCACTGGCGACCCTCATCACCGCCGGCAGCGACGGCCTGGTGGCCAACCTGGTTCCGTTTTCGCTGCACGATGGGGGCGAGCGCGGAATATTGCGCGCTCACCTCGGCCGGGGAAACAGGCAGCTCGACGCGTTGCGCGAAGGTGCCGAAACGCTGGTGGTTTTCCAGGGCCCGGAAAGCTATGTTTCGCCGTCGTGGTATCCGTCGAAAGCCGAACATGGAAAGGTGGTCCCCACCTGGAATTTCACGGTGGTCCAGGTGCGTGGCGAACCGCGGGTCATCGACGACCCCGACTGGATTCGTGCGCAGGTCCGGCAAATGACGGACAACCACGAAAGTGGACGCGAACATCCGTGGCAGGTTGCCGACGCTCCGGACGACTTCATCACGGCACTCATCGCCGGCATCGCGGGCATCGAGATACCTGTCCTTTCCATCGAGGGAAAATGGAAGGCCAGCCAGAACCGGGCGCCGGCGGACCGCCAGGGCGTGATCGACGGGCTGAAAGCGGATGGACGTTGCCCGGGGATGGTGGACTGGATGGAACGCGGCTGA
- the pdxR gene encoding MocR-like pyridoxine biosynthesis transcription factor PdxR has translation MARRRLIVEIPALGAIDGTRGGIGRQLADALRNAIANGELKAGERLPSTRALAVSLGFSRGTVAEAYEQLIAEGCLAARAGASTRVASGPHEPHVAGLKLSGKAPGRVPALPASVSRYAAMAEGLAPLPMVPFSVAVPEGDVAMDDHWRRLGNRVRASQAAVPSGYADPQGLLALRVAIADYLRRARAVRASPENIVITEGTQQGLYLAAKVLLAPGSVALAEDPAYPGLISVLEDGGILVHRIPVDSQGLDVAAATDDFPDAGVAFVTPSHQYPMGMPLSMPRRLALVEWARRHGGWIVEDDYDSELRYAGQPFPALQGLAGDRVVYLGTFSKVMAPSLRLGYIVAPECLAKAFAGARALIGRGSPSAEQHVIAAYMREGYFEAHIRRIRGIYAERRQVLIDALRTELPRLRIEPADQGMHVVVRLPDGVDDVAVASAARNAGIALRALSPMCSGDLRLSGLMLGFGGFTAGQLKEAVQRLRRVLSALAPG, from the coding sequence GTGGCACGCCGTCGGTTGATAGTTGAAATTCCTGCCCTGGGGGCAATCGACGGCACGCGGGGCGGCATTGGGCGCCAGCTGGCCGATGCGCTGCGCAATGCCATCGCCAACGGAGAATTGAAAGCCGGCGAGCGCCTGCCGTCCACGAGGGCCCTGGCCGTGTCCCTGGGATTTTCAAGGGGAACGGTGGCTGAAGCGTACGAGCAATTGATTGCCGAGGGATGCCTGGCGGCGCGGGCCGGCGCCAGCACGCGGGTTGCATCCGGCCCGCATGAACCGCACGTCGCCGGGTTGAAGCTTTCCGGCAAGGCTCCCGGGCGGGTACCGGCGCTTCCTGCATCGGTTTCCCGCTACGCCGCGATGGCGGAAGGACTGGCGCCGTTGCCGATGGTGCCGTTCTCCGTCGCGGTGCCCGAAGGCGATGTGGCGATGGACGATCATTGGCGCCGGCTCGGCAATCGGGTGCGCGCGTCGCAGGCTGCCGTGCCTTCCGGCTATGCGGACCCTCAGGGCCTGCTTGCCCTGAGGGTAGCCATTGCCGACTACCTGCGGCGGGCACGTGCCGTGAGGGCCAGTCCGGAGAATATCGTGATCACCGAGGGAACCCAGCAGGGCCTTTACCTGGCCGCGAAGGTCTTGCTGGCACCGGGCAGTGTGGCGCTGGCCGAAGATCCTGCGTATCCCGGACTGATATCGGTGCTGGAGGATGGCGGCATCCTGGTGCACCGGATACCGGTCGATAGCCAGGGGCTGGACGTGGCGGCCGCGACGGACGACTTTCCCGATGCGGGCGTGGCCTTCGTCACGCCGTCGCACCAATACCCGATGGGAATGCCACTGAGCATGCCCAGGCGGTTGGCACTCGTCGAGTGGGCCCGCCGGCATGGCGGCTGGATCGTCGAGGACGATTACGACAGCGAACTGCGCTATGCGGGCCAGCCGTTTCCAGCGCTGCAAGGATTGGCCGGCGACCGGGTGGTCTACCTGGGAACGTTCAGCAAGGTGATGGCGCCCTCCCTGCGGCTTGGCTACATCGTGGCGCCCGAATGCCTGGCCAAGGCGTTCGCGGGCGCACGCGCGCTGATCGGGCGTGGCTCGCCGTCCGCGGAACAGCACGTCATCGCCGCCTACATGCGCGAAGGCTATTTCGAGGCGCATATCCGGCGGATTCGCGGTATCTACGCGGAGCGCCGCCAGGTATTGATAGACGCCCTGCGAACGGAACTGCCCCGATTGCGCATCGAGCCCGCCGATCAGGGCATGCATGTCGTGGTCCGGCTTCCCGACGGAGTCGACGATGTAGCGGTGGCATCGGCAGCCAGGAACGCTGGCATTGCATTGCGGGCCCTGTCGCCCATGTGCTCCGGCGACCTGCGGCTGTCCGGCCTGATGCTGGGTTTCGGCGGCTTCACTGCCGGGCAATTGAAGGAGGCCGTGCAACGGCTGCGCCGGGTGTTGTCGGCCCTTGCGCCGGGTTGA
- a CDS encoding GNAT family N-acetyltransferase: MSNTISTSLRPAACRTLQPNDLPALLHVQRACYGDGFIESAEVYARRLASPVNCSLVCEREGLVVAYLAAYRSLDGKITPLHGDFETPQRPPDTLYLHDMAVLPAHAGQGMAQALLDLLWAQGRAAGLRRTALVSVQGSQGYWARHGYSPQPLHDMEERARLTGYGAGAIYMVRSLDPVLSADGAQSM; the protein is encoded by the coding sequence ATGTCGAACACCATCTCCACGTCTCTGCGACCCGCCGCATGCCGTACGCTCCAGCCGAACGACCTGCCGGCCCTGCTGCACGTGCAACGGGCCTGCTATGGCGACGGTTTTATCGAAAGCGCGGAAGTCTATGCGCGCCGCCTGGCCAGTCCCGTGAACTGCTCGCTCGTGTGCGAGCGCGAGGGCCTGGTGGTGGCCTACCTGGCCGCCTACCGCTCCCTGGATGGAAAAATCACGCCGCTGCATGGCGACTTCGAAACTCCGCAACGCCCGCCGGACACGCTGTATCTGCATGACATGGCAGTGCTGCCGGCGCATGCCGGGCAGGGAATGGCGCAGGCGCTGCTCGACCTGCTGTGGGCACAGGGGAGGGCGGCGGGACTGCGCCGCACCGCCCTGGTGTCGGTGCAGGGTTCCCAAGGTTACTGGGCACGTCACGGTTATAGCCCGCAGCCATTGCACGACATGGAGGAACGCGCGCGGCTGACCGGTTACGGCGCCGGCGCCATCTACATGGTGCGCTCCCTCGATCCCGTGTTATCGGCGGATGGCGCGCAGTCAATGTGA
- a CDS encoding S41 family peptidase — MKRNTMKRWILSVMMGYCAASLPCHAEEPLTLPKEEFEQMLDSYQLVLKDYVGPADSKKLLTEAIRGMMSSLDPHSRYLDKSDLEDLERIHSGQYVGIGVGVDMQNGQILVRDVFENGPADKAGIRAGDSIVAIDGAPLFGLRDSQIASRMHGEPGSMVELTMAKRGDTPLRTISVARATMREDTVSVQRLEGNIVRIRISEFGGGTAAELIKALRQLDGPRPVEAIVLDLRNNPGGLLPAAVAVAGAFLPQGAVVFSSAGKIPAINTKVAVSPGVFGKPGTGDAYDQLPAYAQTVPLAVLVNGSSASAAEVVAGAIQDHGRGKIVGSRTYGKGSIQTVFPLTDESAIKLTIARYYTPNGREVQAQGIVPDVPVAPAAAKGDDDTLLFREADMANHLPASSGAPEADASQRPVAEDSKTFGTAGDRALKAALAQLHPALPAGQALGAVWRGISARLRSPNS; from the coding sequence ATGAAGAGGAATACGATGAAGCGCTGGATATTGAGTGTCATGATGGGATATTGCGCGGCAAGCCTGCCGTGCCATGCGGAAGAACCGCTGACCTTGCCGAAGGAAGAGTTCGAGCAGATGCTCGACAGCTACCAGCTCGTGCTGAAGGATTACGTCGGCCCCGCCGACAGCAAGAAACTGCTTACCGAAGCGATCCGCGGCATGATGTCGTCGCTGGACCCGCACTCGCGCTACCTGGACAAGAGCGACCTGGAAGACCTGGAGCGCATCCACTCCGGGCAGTACGTGGGCATCGGCGTCGGCGTGGACATGCAGAACGGCCAGATCCTGGTCCGGGACGTGTTCGAAAACGGCCCGGCCGACAAGGCGGGCATCCGTGCCGGCGACTCGATCGTGGCGATCGACGGCGCGCCGCTGTTCGGACTGCGCGACAGCCAGATCGCCAGCCGCATGCATGGCGAACCGGGCTCGATGGTGGAGCTGACCATGGCCAAACGCGGCGACACGCCGCTGCGCACCATCAGCGTCGCGCGCGCCACCATGCGGGAAGACACCGTCAGCGTGCAGCGCCTGGAAGGCAATATCGTGCGCATCCGCATTTCCGAGTTCGGCGGCGGTACCGCGGCCGAACTGATCAAGGCATTGCGGCAACTGGACGGGCCCCGCCCCGTGGAAGCGATCGTGCTGGACCTGCGCAACAATCCGGGCGGCCTGCTGCCGGCGGCGGTGGCGGTGGCCGGCGCGTTCCTGCCGCAAGGCGCCGTCGTGTTCTCCTCCGCCGGCAAGATCCCGGCGATCAACACCAAGGTCGCCGTGTCGCCAGGCGTGTTCGGCAAGCCGGGCACCGGCGACGCCTACGACCAGTTGCCGGCCTATGCCCAGACTGTCCCGCTGGCCGTACTCGTCAACGGCTCGTCGGCATCGGCGGCCGAAGTGGTGGCCGGCGCCATCCAGGACCACGGGCGCGGCAAGATCGTCGGCTCGCGCACGTATGGCAAGGGTTCGATCCAGACCGTGTTTCCATTGACCGACGAATCGGCCATCAAGCTGACGATCGCGCGCTACTACACGCCGAACGGGCGCGAGGTGCAGGCACAAGGCATCGTGCCGGACGTGCCGGTGGCGCCGGCCGCTGCGAAGGGCGACGACGACACCCTGCTGTTCCGCGAAGCCGACATGGCGAACCACCTGCCCGCCAGCTCGGGTGCACCGGAGGCCGACGCTTCGCAGCGGCCCGTGGCCGAAGACAGCAAGACGTTTGGCACGGCAGGCGACCGCGCGCTGAAAGCGGCGCTGGCGCAGTTGCATCCGGCGCTGCCGGCGGGCCAGGCGCTTGGCGCGGTGTGGCGCGGCATCTCCGCCAGGTTGCGGTCACCGAACAGCTGA
- a CDS encoding PH domain-containing protein yields MFKKFAAEALGISDIGVIVGPADYSKVDADDYLFSEDGEQIFFLIKSKKDEYCFTNLALIHVDGDSAVSSKRSIKRYDYASHQITDVTIETAGTLDMDIELKFNVDATKFSIDVKKTFIEQLKDIYKALITIGKQQVRDEACRANALRALDATASVHKLNIAPDAGGLVSQYGQLLTALNTAMFDTHTKRDFSDVFAKYIHN; encoded by the coding sequence ATGTTCAAGAAATTCGCGGCGGAAGCGCTGGGCATCAGCGATATCGGTGTTATCGTCGGGCCTGCCGACTACAGCAAGGTCGATGCGGACGATTACCTGTTCAGCGAAGACGGCGAGCAGATCTTCTTTCTCATCAAGAGCAAGAAGGACGAGTATTGCTTCACCAACCTCGCGCTGATTCACGTGGACGGCGACTCGGCTGTGTCGTCGAAGCGGTCCATCAAGCGCTATGACTACGCGTCGCACCAGATTACCGACGTGACCATCGAGACCGCCGGCACGCTGGACATGGATATCGAACTCAAGTTCAACGTGGACGCCACGAAGTTCTCGATCGACGTCAAGAAGACGTTCATCGAGCAGCTCAAGGACATCTACAAGGCGCTGATCACCATCGGCAAGCAGCAGGTGCGCGACGAAGCGTGCCGCGCCAATGCGCTGCGCGCACTCGATGCCACGGCTTCCGTACACAAGCTCAATATCGCCCCAGATGCGGGCGGCCTCGTCAGCCAGTATGGCCAGTTGCTGACCGCATTGAACACGGCCATGTTCGATACGCATACCAAGCGCGATTTCAGCGATGTGTTCGCGAAGTACATCCACAACTGA
- a CDS encoding ArgE/DapE family deacylase — protein sequence MTTSSPYASLDAWIDAHFDEEVRFLQELVRVPTDTPPGNNAPHAERTAELLKEFGFEAEQHAVPAERTRAAGLETITNLVVRRKYGEGRTVGLNAHGDVVPPGEGWTQEPYGGNVVDGKLYGRAAAVSKCDFATFTFATRALEALGQPLKGGVELYFTYDEEFGGELGPGFLLENNLVKPDLLIAAGFSYQVVTAHNGCLQMEVTVHGKSGHAAVPETGVDALQAATKILTALYDQNRQYKEVRSKVPGINHPYVNIGLIEGGTNTNVVPGKVVMKVDRRMIPEENPAEVEAALHRVIKDAVADLQGVTVEIRQMLLSKALQPLPGNKPLVDALSRHATAVFDEPIGAAGTPLYTDARLFGEAGIPAVLYGTGPRTVSESNAKRGDEHISLEDLRRATKVVARSLFDLLD from the coding sequence ATGACGACTTCTTCCCCTTACGCTTCCCTCGACGCCTGGATCGACGCGCATTTCGACGAGGAAGTACGCTTCCTGCAGGAACTGGTGCGCGTGCCGACCGACACGCCGCCGGGCAACAACGCGCCGCACGCCGAGCGCACCGCCGAACTGCTGAAGGAATTCGGCTTCGAAGCCGAGCAGCACGCCGTGCCCGCTGAGCGCACCCGCGCGGCCGGCCTGGAGACGATCACCAACCTGGTCGTGCGCCGCAAGTATGGCGAAGGCCGCACCGTCGGCCTGAACGCGCACGGCGACGTGGTGCCGCCGGGCGAAGGCTGGACGCAGGAACCGTACGGCGGCAACGTGGTCGACGGCAAGCTGTATGGCCGCGCCGCGGCCGTGTCGAAGTGCGACTTCGCGACGTTCACGTTCGCCACCCGTGCGCTGGAAGCGCTGGGCCAGCCGCTGAAAGGGGGCGTGGAACTGTACTTCACGTACGACGAGGAATTCGGCGGCGAACTGGGCCCCGGCTTCCTGCTGGAAAACAATCTGGTGAAACCGGACCTGCTGATCGCCGCCGGCTTCAGCTACCAGGTCGTGACCGCGCACAACGGCTGCCTGCAGATGGAAGTGACGGTGCACGGCAAGTCGGGCCACGCGGCCGTGCCGGAAACCGGCGTCGACGCGCTGCAGGCCGCCACGAAGATCCTCACGGCGCTGTACGACCAGAACCGCCAGTACAAGGAAGTGCGCAGCAAGGTGCCGGGCATTAACCACCCGTACGTGAACATCGGCCTGATCGAAGGCGGCACCAACACCAACGTGGTGCCGGGCAAGGTCGTCATGAAGGTCGACCGCCGCATGATCCCGGAAGAGAATCCGGCCGAAGTGGAAGCCGCGCTGCACCGCGTGATCAAGGACGCCGTGGCCGACCTGCAGGGCGTGACGGTCGAGATCCGCCAGATGCTGCTGTCCAAGGCACTGCAGCCGCTGCCGGGCAACAAGCCGCTGGTGGACGCGCTGTCGCGCCACGCCACGGCCGTGTTCGACGAACCGATCGGCGCCGCCGGCACGCCGCTGTACACCGATGCCCGCCTGTTCGGCGAAGCCGGCATTCCGGCCGTGCTGTACGGCACCGGCCCGCGCACGGTCTCGGAAAGCAACGCCAAGCGCGGCGACGAGCACATCTCGCTGGAAGACCTGCGCCGTGCCACGAAAGTGGTGGCACGCTCGCTGTTCGATCTGCTGGACTGA
- the uraD gene encoding 2-oxo-4-hydroxy-4-carboxy-5-ureidoimidazoline decarboxylase, producing MLTLEQLNAATQAEFTALLDGVYEHSPWIAEQAWLARPFASLAHLKRALIETLRNAPREAQLGLIRVHPELAGKAMVTKSLTAESTNEQSKAGLTDCTPEEFARIQKLNADYNARFGFPFILAVRGPRGLGLDRHEIIATFARRLNNSPDFEFGEALRNIHRIAEIRLNDKFAVEPTLGNLVWDWHEELAKHTEPGYAERGELCVTYLTDAHRAAARELADRMRNECGFDEVGIDAVGNVVGVYYGGNEHGTDPQAKRLLTGSHYDTVRNGGKYDGRLGILVPMACVRELHRQGRRLPYGFEVVGFAEEEGQRYKATFLGSGALTGQFDNTWLDQLDANGVAMRDAMANADLHIATIPDLKRDPSRYLGFVETHIEQGPVLNDLDLPLGIVTSINGSVRYVGQITGMASHAGTTPMTMRRDAAAAAAELVLYAEKRGGAVEDLVATVGMLEVPNGSINVVPGRCRFSLDVRATTNEVRDAAAEDIRNELQAICERRGLQFTLEETMQADAAPCAPEWRMRWERAVDSLGLPVFRLPSGAGHDAMMLHRVMPQAMLFLRGLNAGISHNPLESITNDDTELCVRAFQNLLNQLATDLT from the coding sequence ATGCTCACTTTGGAACAACTGAACGCCGCCACGCAGGCCGAATTCACCGCCCTGCTCGATGGCGTCTACGAACATTCGCCGTGGATCGCGGAACAGGCGTGGCTCGCCCGCCCGTTCGCCAGCCTGGCGCACCTGAAGCGCGCGCTGATCGAAACGCTGCGCAACGCGCCGCGCGAAGCCCAGCTGGGCCTGATCCGTGTCCACCCGGAGCTGGCCGGCAAGGCGATGGTCACGAAATCGCTGACCGCCGAATCCACCAACGAGCAAAGCAAGGCCGGGCTGACCGATTGCACGCCGGAGGAATTCGCGCGCATCCAGAAACTGAACGCGGATTACAACGCCCGCTTCGGCTTCCCGTTCATCCTGGCCGTGCGCGGCCCGCGCGGCCTGGGCCTGGACCGGCACGAGATCATCGCCACGTTCGCCCGCCGCCTGAACAACTCGCCGGACTTCGAGTTCGGCGAAGCGCTGCGCAACATCCACCGCATCGCCGAGATCCGCCTGAACGACAAGTTCGCCGTCGAGCCCACGCTGGGCAACCTGGTATGGGACTGGCACGAGGAACTGGCGAAGCACACGGAACCCGGCTACGCGGAGCGGGGCGAACTGTGCGTGACGTATCTCACCGATGCGCACCGCGCCGCGGCCCGCGAACTGGCCGATCGCATGCGCAACGAATGCGGCTTCGATGAAGTGGGTATCGACGCCGTCGGCAACGTGGTCGGTGTCTATTACGGCGGCAACGAGCATGGCACCGATCCGCAGGCGAAGCGCCTGCTGACCGGCTCCCATTACGATACCGTGCGCAACGGCGGCAAGTACGACGGCCGCCTGGGCATCCTGGTGCCGATGGCGTGCGTGCGCGAACTGCACCGCCAGGGCCGCCGCCTGCCGTACGGCTTCGAGGTGGTCGGTTTCGCCGAGGAGGAAGGCCAGCGCTACAAGGCCACCTTCCTCGGCTCCGGCGCGCTGACCGGCCAGTTCGACAACACCTGGCTCGACCAGCTCGATGCCAACGGCGTGGCGATGCGCGATGCGATGGCCAATGCCGACCTGCACATCGCCACGATCCCCGACCTGAAACGCGACCCGTCGCGCTACCTCGGCTTCGTCGAGACCCACATCGAGCAGGGCCCGGTGCTGAACGACCTCGATCTGCCGCTGGGCATCGTCACGTCGATCAACGGCAGCGTGCGCTACGTGGGCCAGATCACCGGCATGGCCAGCCACGCCGGCACCACGCCGATGACGATGCGCCGCGATGCCGCGGCCGCCGCGGCCGAACTGGTGCTGTATGCCGAAAAACGCGGCGGCGCCGTGGAAGACCTGGTGGCCACCGTCGGCATGCTGGAAGTGCCGAACGGCTCGATCAACGTGGTGCCCGGCCGCTGCCGCTTCAGCCTCGACGTGCGCGCCACGACGAACGAAGTGCGCGACGCCGCCGCCGAGGACATCCGCAACGAACTGCAGGCGATCTGCGAACGCCGCGGTCTGCAGTTCACGCTGGAAGAAACGATGCAGGCCGATGCCGCGCCGTGCGCGCCGGAATGGCGCATGCGCTGGGAACGCGCGGTCGACTCGCTGGGCCTGCCGGTGTTCCGGCTGCCGAGCGGCGCCGGGCACGACGCGATGATGCTGCACCGCGTGATGCCGCAGGCGATGCTGTTCCTGCGCGGCCTGAACGCCGGCATCAGCCACAACCCGCTGGAATCCATTACCAACGACGATACGGAACTGTGCGTGCGCGCATTCCAGAACCTTCTCAACCAACTTGCCACGGACCTGACATGA
- the puuE gene encoding allantoinase PuuE → MNTPAYPRDLRGYGRDRPHPHWPGGARVAVQFVLNFEEGGENNVLHGDPGSEQFLSEMFNPASFPARHLTMDGIYEYGSRVGVWRILKEFEKRGLPLTVFGVGMALERCPDVTAAFVELGHEIACHGWRWINYQNVDEAVEREHMARGMEAIARLTGSLPLGWYTGRDSPNTRRLVADYGGFEYDSDYYGDDLPFWLKVRKTDGTQAPHLVVPYTLDCNDMRFALPQGFSHGDPFFQYLKDAFDVHYEEGADQPTMMSIGLHCRLLGRPGRLKALQRFLDYIGQHDRVWVARRIDIARHWKEAHPFNPDTAFAWE, encoded by the coding sequence ATGAATACACCAGCTTACCCACGCGACCTGCGCGGATACGGCCGCGACCGGCCGCACCCGCACTGGCCGGGCGGCGCGCGCGTCGCCGTGCAGTTCGTCCTCAATTTCGAAGAAGGCGGCGAGAACAACGTGCTGCACGGCGATCCGGGCAGCGAACAGTTCCTGTCCGAGATGTTCAATCCCGCCTCGTTCCCGGCCCGCCACCTGACGATGGACGGTATCTACGAATACGGCTCGCGGGTCGGCGTATGGCGCATCCTGAAGGAGTTCGAGAAGCGCGGCCTGCCGCTGACGGTGTTCGGCGTGGGCATGGCGCTCGAGCGCTGCCCCGACGTGACGGCCGCCTTCGTGGAACTGGGCCACGAGATCGCCTGCCACGGCTGGCGCTGGATCAACTACCAGAACGTGGATGAAGCGGTCGAGCGCGAACACATGGCGCGCGGCATGGAAGCGATCGCGCGCCTGACGGGCAGCCTGCCGCTGGGCTGGTACACGGGCCGCGACAGCCCGAACACGCGCCGCCTGGTGGCCGACTACGGCGGCTTCGAATACGACAGCGACTATTACGGCGACGACCTGCCGTTCTGGCTGAAGGTGCGCAAGACCGACGGCACGCAGGCGCCGCACCTGGTGGTGCCGTACACGCTGGACTGCAACGACATGCGCTTCGCCCTGCCGCAAGGCTTTTCGCACGGCGACCCGTTCTTCCAGTACCTGAAGGATGCGTTCGACGTGCACTACGAGGAAGGTGCGGACCAGCCGACGATGATGAGCATCGGCCTGCACTGCCGCCTGCTGGGCCGCCCCGGCCGCCTGAAGGCGCTGCAGCGCTTCCTCGACTACATCGGCCAGCACGACCGCGTATGGGTCGCCCGCCGCATCGATATCGCGCGCCACTGGAAAGAGGCGCATCCGTTCAACCCCGACACCGCTTTCGCCTGGGAGTAA